Proteins encoded together in one Candidatus Neomarinimicrobiota bacterium window:
- a CDS encoding ACT domain-containing protein, with protein MRKESIGGIIVDEKLTFVRIFNLPDEPDWGGSALEEFCFYGQTVNFISENMDSSGKANLSVTLHQKDSDSIQKAVEAIAELHEDISVEVIEHVCLLTVYGPHFKERCGLAATFFRALGLRGINILSISTSISSISAIVEEKHLHDAITALRDVFDVP; from the coding sequence GTGAGGAAGGAATCAATCGGCGGGATCATTGTTGATGAGAAGCTGACCTTTGTAAGAATCTTCAATCTTCCTGATGAACCGGACTGGGGTGGTTCTGCACTTGAAGAGTTCTGTTTTTATGGACAGACCGTGAATTTTATCAGTGAAAACATGGATAGTTCAGGCAAGGCCAACCTCTCTGTGACCCTCCACCAGAAAGATTCTGATTCCATCCAGAAAGCGGTTGAAGCCATTGCAGAGTTGCATGAAGATATCAGTGTTGAAGTAATTGAACACGTCTGCCTGCTAACAGTTTACGGTCCTCACTTCAAAGAACGGTGTGGTTTGGCGGCTACATTTTTCAGGGCGTTGGGATTACGAGGTATCAACATTCTTTCCATATCCACATCAATCAGTTCTATCTCAGCTATTGTTGAAGAAAAACATCTTCACGATGCTATCACCGCCTTGCGCGATGTTTTTGATGTTCCCTGA